In the Telopea speciosissima isolate NSW1024214 ecotype Mountain lineage chromosome 6, Tspe_v1, whole genome shotgun sequence genome, AATATAAAAACATCATACAATAAAGTGAAGCAAACTCCAGAGCCACCTTGAAATGTCTTTAGTTTCAATAATTTCACCATTTCAAGGCAATCAGAACAGAACAGATTGTAGGACCTTCGTTCCCATGAGCTCTATTGCTATCATGATTCCCTTTTGCTCTGCCTCCAGAACTGAGGAGCATATCCCTGCCACCACACTTATTTTGGTTATCTCTGCGTCAAAGTGATCCATCAAAGCTGACCAACCTGAATTTTGAAGTTTTCGTTTCAAACCTTCCATTAGTtagaaagggaagaaagggTTTGCATGTCAATGGGATGCCCAAATGTTGTACAGGTAAACGATGCTAGATGAATTCTACTTTTTTCCCCTGGAAGAGAAGCAGATTACGTCCCTGCCATATCTTTTATGCAAGCAAAGTAACTGTTCTGTTTATGTATTGATGGCAAGATTGGCCATCCCTGTCTCCATGATTGTCAGTTGCCATGTTCAATACGCAGTTGCTAACTGTCACTCAAGTTTGATTTCCTTCGTTTTATTGTCAATCATATCTAGCTGAAGGTAATGACCCATGACCATCATCCATGATCTCCAGCCTTGTCAAGCAATAGTTAGGAGAGACTAACGCAGAATTAAGATACACTGGAATATCGTCCGTGGTCTGAATCATATACTTCTACAAGTTCACAAAGCTCCACTGGAAATCAGTAGGGTACGTAATCTTCTCCATATGTCTTGGGCATTGATGCTATCGCCAAACCATTGAAGCTCTTTGTAAATTTGTTTGTTAGAAACAATTCAGACCCAGCATTCTCgaatttgttcatttttcaCGAATGGAAAAGGCTTGTATATGAGGAATGGAATGGGTATTGTAACTCCAAGGTTGATGCTTCATTAGTACCAACTCTGTGTACtctaaaaaaaacaatagaCAACTCTGTGTGAGCGTTGTGTGTGTGAGTCCGTATGATAGAACGGACTGCTAAGATGAACCAGAGAAGAGGgccagaaagaaagaggtttCCATCGCATTTTCTGAACCCAAATCTACTTTGTCATTCAATCCTGTGGGGTTAGGATTTCATGAGCTTGAATGACGGTCTGAATGTGTTCCCTGATCCCTCTTAGCACTTTGTAGATCTCCTCGCTCTCAGGATGCCTTGTATCCCCTGCAATGAATCTATAGCTTCCCCCTCTAACTTCCACACTGCTCCATCCTGCATCCTTTCTTAGACCCTTAACACGCTTCATTTCGAGTCTCAACTTCACGGCAGCCTCCCATCTCTTGGCTCCTGCATAAACATTTGACATTGTCACTCTCCAGACCTTTCCCTCAGGCTCCAAAATGGAGAGGTTACTAGCAGCTTTTTCAGCAACTTCAAGATTGCTTGATAATCCACAAGAACCTAGTAAAGCTCCCCATACAGCTTGGCCAGGCCTGAAAGGCATCTTCTTTATGAAATCTTCTGCCTCATCAAGTCGACCCTGTCTCCCCAGAAGGtcaaccatgcatgcacaaTGTTCCATGCTTGGCTGAACTCCATATTCTTCACTCATCTTATTAAAGCACTCGTAGGCTTCCTCTACCAATCCTGAATGACTACAGGCTGAGAGAACATTGACGAATGTAACTGCATTTGGCTTATGCATACCCAATTTCCTCATTCTTTCAAGAGTTTGTAATGCAGATATCCCATCTCCATTGATCCCATATGCTGCTATCATAGCATTCCAAGAACCTGCATCTTTTTCAGGCATTTCTTCAAAGACCCTCTGTGCAAAGTCTATCCTCCCTGATTTTCCATACATGGTTACAAGGGAATTCCCaatgaaaatatcatccccAAAGCCAGACCTAGTAATGTAGCCATGGATGACTTGGCCCATATGCATTGATGCTAACTCTGAGCAAGCTTGGACTGATGTCAATACAGAGATGAAATCAGGGACAACCACTTCGCCTTCGTTTCTGTGGACCTTGCCAAGCAACATCAGTGCTTCTAAGGGACTGCCATTTTTCACAAGACATGAGATCATGGTATTCCAGGAAACTATGTCCTTTTCATTCATCTTGCCAAATATTCGAAACGCTACATCATCTTGTTTATTTTCTGCATACATGTCCATGAGGGAATTCTCCACCACAATGCAGGGCAAAAGCCTGTGTCTGATCAAGTAGCCATGTACTTCTTTCCCCTGCCTCAAACAGTTTAAATGCCCACACCCTTGAAGAAGTGTAGCCATTGTCTCTGGTGTAAGATCACGACCATCACCCCTGACACAGAACTCCCGAAAATTCTTAATACTTTCTTCGTAATTACCACTTTTAGAATACATTTGTATAAGAGAATTTGTCACAAGAGTATCCATATAAAATTGTGATTTTATAACAAAACCATGGATACACCTAGAGACCCACCATCTGTTCAGCAAAGAACACGCTTGAATAATGCTCAGAAATGTTACTCGATTTGGTGCAACCCCATCTGCTAACATgtcacaaaacaaaacaaaggccCTCTCAATCAATCCATTGAGAACACAACCAGAAATTGCCATAGTCCAAGAAACCACATCTCTACAACATGACTTCTCTATCAATTTCTCAGCAGCCAAGGAAACCCCACATTTCGCGTATGTGTCTATCATAGAGTATTGTAGAAACTGATGTTCAATTAATTCATTGACAATGAGATTACCATGAATCATCTCTGCCAGTTTCACATTGCGAGTCTGCCCACAAGCTTGTAGGAGAACTGCAAAGGTGAACTCATTGGGCTGCATCCTTTCTGATAACATCTGTTGGAAAATTGAAATTGCTACATTAGCAGACCCATTCTGGCAGCATCCTGACATCATGGAAGTCCATGACACAATGGTTTTAACAGGCATAAGATCAAACACCTTAAAAGCATCTTCCAGTTGCCCACATTTTGAGTAAAAGTCCAAGAGAGAATTAGCCACAAAGGCATAAGCAACAAGGCCAGACTTCAAAACGCCAGCATGGATGCCATGCCCAAACTTCGGGTTTCTCTCACCAGCACATGAATTTAGTAAACGAACTGATGACGCTGAATTTAGAAAGATTTCCTCCGCTGGAAGGACTGCCAATGCCGGGGCATTGTTTGCAGGCTTCTCCAACTTGATCTGATTACAGGTTTTCAGGGAACCCAAGGAAGAAGCGCACATAAAAGTTGACAATGAAAGCATTAGGAACTGATGTCACAATCTTTAAACGCCAATCAATCTCTTCACTTCTTAGAGCTGCAATGATTGGCAGGACTCG is a window encoding:
- the LOC122664889 gene encoding pentatricopeptide repeat-containing protein At3g57430, chloroplastic-like, coding for MLSLSTFMCASSLGSLKTCNQIKLEKPANNAPALAVLPAEEIFLNSASSVRLLNSCAGERNPKFGHGIHAGVLKSGLVAYAFVANSLLDFYSKCGQLEDAFKVFDLMPVKTIVSWTSMMSGCCQNGSANVAISIFQQMLSERMQPNEFTFAVLLQACGQTRNVKLAEMIHGNLIVNELIEHQFLQYSMIDTYAKCGVSLAAEKLIEKSCCRDVVSWTMAISGCVLNGLIERAFVLFCDMLADGVAPNRVTFLSIIQACSLLNRWWVSRCIHGFVIKSQFYMDTLVTNSLIQMYSKSGNYEESIKNFREFCVRGDGRDLTPETMATLLQGCGHLNCLRQGKEVHGYLIRHRLLPCIVVENSLMDMYAENKQDDVAFRIFGKMNEKDIVSWNTMISCLVKNGSPLEALMLLGKVHRNEGEVVVPDFISVLTSVQACSELASMHMGQVIHGYITRSGFGDDIFIGNSLVTMYGKSGRIDFAQRVFEEMPEKDAGSWNAMIAAYGINGDGISALQTLERMRKLGMHKPNAVTFVNVLSACSHSGLVEEAYECFNKMSEEYGVQPSMEHCACMVDLLGRQGRLDEAEDFIKKMPFRPGQAVWGALLGSCGLSSNLEVAEKAASNLSILEPEGKVWRVTMSNVYAGAKRWEAAVKLRLEMKRVKGLRKDAGWSSVEVRGGSYRFIAGDTRHPESEEIYKVLRGIREHIQTVIQAHEILTPQD